A single region of the Pararhodospirillum photometricum DSM 122 genome encodes:
- the recA gene encoding recombinase RecA: MSQSVLRLVDKDTMDKQKALEAAVGQIERSFGKGSIMRLGQRERVVETESISTGSLGLDIALGVGGLPRGRIVEIYGPESSGKTTLAMHVIAEAQKKGGSCAFVDAEHAFDPLYGRKLGLNLDELLISQPDTGEQALEIADTLVRSGAIDVLVVDSVAALVPKAELEGDMGDSHVGLQARLMSQALRKLTGTVSRSNTLIIFINQIRMKIGVMFGNPETTTGGNALKFYASVRLDIRRIGAVKDKEDIVGNQTRVKVVKNKVAPPFKVVEFDIMYGEGVSKMGEILDLGVKANLIEKSGAWFSYNSTRIGQGRENAKQFLRDNPVMAEEIENAIRANAGLIADKMIGSPGTDDAPAEE; this comes from the coding sequence ATGTCGCAAAGCGTGTTGCGCCTGGTGGATAAGGATACCATGGACAAGCAAAAGGCGTTGGAAGCAGCCGTTGGGCAGATCGAGCGGTCCTTTGGCAAGGGCTCGATCATGCGCCTTGGGCAGCGCGAACGGGTGGTGGAAACCGAGTCGATCAGCACCGGATCCCTCGGGCTGGACATCGCGCTGGGCGTCGGCGGCTTGCCGCGTGGACGCATTGTCGAGATTTACGGCCCGGAAAGCTCGGGCAAAACAACCTTGGCGATGCACGTCATCGCCGAGGCCCAGAAAAAAGGCGGAAGTTGCGCCTTTGTGGACGCCGAGCACGCCTTTGACCCCCTCTATGGTCGCAAGCTGGGGCTCAATCTCGACGAGTTACTGATCAGCCAGCCCGATACCGGCGAACAGGCCCTGGAAATCGCCGACACCTTGGTGCGCTCGGGGGCCATTGATGTTCTGGTGGTGGACTCGGTGGCGGCCCTGGTGCCCAAGGCGGAACTGGAGGGCGACATGGGCGATTCCCATGTCGGCTTGCAAGCGCGCCTGATGAGCCAGGCTCTGCGCAAGCTGACCGGGACCGTGTCGCGCTCCAATACCTTGATCATCTTCATCAACCAGATCCGCATGAAGATCGGGGTGATGTTCGGCAACCCGGAAACCACCACCGGCGGCAATGCCCTCAAGTTTTATGCCTCGGTGCGCCTGGATATCCGGCGCATTGGCGCGGTCAAGGATAAGGAAGATATCGTCGGCAACCAGACTCGGGTGAAGGTGGTCAAGAACAAGGTGGCCCCGCCGTTCAAGGTCGTCGAATTCGACATCATGTATGGCGAAGGCGTGTCCAAGATGGGCGAAATCCTGGACCTGGGCGTCAAGGCCAACCTGATCGAAAAGTCCGGGGCGTGGTTCTCCTACAACTCGACCCGTATCGGCCAGGGCCGCGAGAATGCCAAGCAGTTCCTGCGCGACAACCCGGTCATGGCCGAGGAGATCGAAAACGCCATTCGGGCCAACGCCGGCCTGATCGCCGATAAGATGATCGGCAGCCCCGGCACCGACGACGCCCCGGCCGAGGAGTAA
- a CDS encoding DUF2889 domain-containing protein → MPLPPPLAPRAPLHHRRIDCQGFERSDGLWDIEGRLIDTKAYSFPNHDRGTIHAGDPVHDLSLRLTIDVGLTIHAAEAVIDASPFCGCPDIASAYGALVGLTIGPGFRAEARRRLGGRAGCTHLTELLGPLATTAFQTLHRAREERQDAAQGQISALIDSCHALRADGPVVAREWPDRAPAPDTPRTQRSV, encoded by the coding sequence ATGCCCCTGCCCCCTCCGTTGGCGCCGCGCGCGCCCTTGCACCACCGGCGCATCGACTGCCAGGGGTTTGAGCGATCCGATGGCCTGTGGGATATTGAGGGCCGCCTGATCGACACCAAGGCGTACAGCTTCCCCAACCACGATCGCGGCACGATCCACGCCGGCGACCCGGTGCACGACCTGAGCCTGCGCCTGACCATCGACGTCGGCTTAACCATTCACGCGGCCGAGGCGGTGATTGATGCCAGCCCCTTTTGTGGCTGCCCAGACATTGCCTCGGCCTACGGCGCGCTCGTTGGCTTGACCATCGGCCCCGGCTTTCGCGCCGAGGCCCGGCGCCGCCTGGGCGGACGGGCGGGCTGCACCCACTTGACCGAGCTTTTAGGGCCCCTGGCCACCACCGCCTTCCAAACCCTGCACCGAGCCCGCGAGGAGCGCCAAGACGCCGCCCAGGGCCAGATCAGCGCCTTGATTGACTCCTGCCATGCCCTGCGGGCCGATGGACCGGTGGTAGCGCGCGAATGGCCAGACCGAGCGCCCGCCCCTGACACCCCCAGGACCCAGCGATCCGTGTAA
- a CDS encoding D-alanyl-D-alanine carboxypeptidase: protein MRAAGWLGGAALLVLLAIPDGRAAESHVVVDAGSGAVLLANDLDLRIPPASLTKMMTAYLVFEALRDGRLKPTDSFTASARAAATAPVVVGLAPGETVPVMDCPCXPCWGYRPMTWR from the coding sequence ATGAGGGCGGCGGGGTGGCTTGGCGGGGCGGCCCTCCTGGTCCTGCTGGCGATCCCGGACGGGCGCGCCGCCGAGAGCCACGTGGTGGTGGACGCCGGATCCGGGGCGGTGCTGCTGGCCAATGACCTGGACCTTCGCATTCCGCCGGCCTCGCTCACCAAAATGATGACCGCCTATCTGGTGTTCGAGGCCCTGCGCGACGGCCGGCTCAAGCCCACCGACAGCTTCACCGCCTCGGCCCGCGCCGCCGCGACCGCTCCGGTGGTCGTGGGGCTGGCGCCGGGCGAGACGGTGCCGGTGATGGACTGCCCCTGYGYGCCTTGCTGGGGCTATCGKCCAATGACGTGGCGGTGA
- a CDS encoding HlyC/CorC family transporter, protein MTVTLIVVLILIVLSALFSSSETALTAASRPLMHELERDGDGRASVVNRLLRSRERLIGTILIGNTAVNILASSLATSLAITLFDEAGVAYATVTMTVVLLIFGEILPKTYALIHTNPLALRVAPIMAVLTWLLFPVTTVFQGVVKGLLHLLRVRRPQDAGGALALSELRGAIELHTADSPDKAVRDERAMLHSILDLTDVPVSDIMIHRSNVMSIDVEQSTPDIVTLVLESPFSRIPLWRERQDNIVGLLHTKDLLRAVQGHRGPLESLNVERLAAPPWFVPDTTTLWSQLQAFRQRREHFALVVDEYGSLLGIVTLEDILEEIVGDITDEHDIVLAGVRPQPDGSFLINGEVTLRDLNREFDWALPDEEAATLAGLVLRESRSLPRVGEIFQFHGFRFEVTKRVGNRLSQLRVTPLTPS, encoded by the coding sequence ATGACCGTCACCCTGATTGTCGTCTTGATTCTGATCGTGCTCTCGGCCCTGTTCTCCAGTTCGGAAACAGCGTTGACAGCAGCGTCCCGCCCCTTGATGCACGAGTTGGAGCGCGATGGCGATGGCCGGGCCAGTGTCGTCAACCGCCTGCTGCGCTCGCGCGAACGCCTGATCGGCACCATCCTCATCGGTAATACGGCGGTCAATATCCTGGCCTCCAGCTTGGCCACCAGCTTGGCCATCACGCTGTTTGATGAAGCGGGCGTCGCCTATGCCACCGTGACCATGACGGTGGTCTTGCTGATTTTTGGCGAGATTTTGCCCAAGACCTATGCGCTGATCCACACCAACCCGCTGGCCCTGCGCGTGGCGCCGATCATGGCGGTGCTAACGTGGCTGCTGTTTCCCGTCACCACTGTTTTCCAAGGCGTGGTCAAGGGGCTTTTGCATCTTTTGCGAGTTAGGCGCCCCCAGGACGCCGGGGGCGCGTTGGCCTTGTCGGAATTGCGCGGCGCTATTGAGCTTCACACCGCCGACAGCCCGGACAAGGCAGTCCGGGACGAACGCGCCATGCTGCACAGCATTCTCGATCTCACGGACGTGCCGGTCTCGGACATCATGATCCACCGCTCCAACGTGATGTCGATCGACGTCGAGCAGTCCACCCCTGACATCGTGACCCTGGTTCTGGAGAGCCCCTTCAGCCGCATCCCCCTGTGGCGGGAACGCCAGGACAACATCGTCGGTTTGCTGCACACCAAGGATCTGCTGCGCGCGGTGCAGGGGCACCGGGGGCCTTTGGAGAGCCTGAACGTCGAGCGCTTGGCCGCCCCCCCCTGGTTCGTGCCCGATACCACCACGCTGTGGAGCCAGCTTCAGGCCTTCCGCCAACGGCGCGAACACTTTGCCCTGGTGGTGGACGAATACGGCAGCCTGCTGGGCATCGTCACCTTGGAAGATATCCTGGAGGAAATCGTCGGCGACATCACCGACGAACACGACATCGTGCTGGCCGGGGTACGGCCCCAGCCCGATGGCAGCTTTCTCATCAATGGCGAGGTCACGCTGCGCGACCTCAACCGCGAGTTCGACTGGGCCCTGCCCGACGAGGAAGCGGCGACTCTGGCCGGCCTAGTCCTTCGGGAATCGCGGTCGTTGCCAAGGGTGGGGGAAATCTTCCAGTTTCACGGCTTTCGCTTCGAGGTCACCAAGCGGGTGGGCAATCGCTTGTCTCAGTTGCGCGTCACCCCTTTGACGCCGTCTTAA
- the fabG gene encoding 3-oxoacyl-[acyl-carrier-protein] reductase, whose product MFDLSGKKALVTGASGGIGAAIAQALVAQGATVALSGTRRDALDAVAAPLGEAARVVACNLSDPAAVEALVPEAEAALGGLDILVNNAGLTRDMLAVRLRDEDWDQVIAVNLTASFRLARAAVKRMMKRRWGRIIGITSVVGVTGNPGQCNYAASKAGLIGMSKSLAAEVAQRGITVNCVAPGFIATAMTDKLNDGQKEAILGAIPAGAMGSPDDIAAAVVYLASAEAQYVTGQTLHVNGGMAMI is encoded by the coding sequence ATGTTCGACCTGAGCGGCAAGAAGGCCCTGGTGACCGGCGCCTCGGGCGGCATTGGTGCCGCCATTGCCCAGGCCCTGGTAGCGCAAGGGGCCACGGTAGCCCTCTCGGGCACCCGGCGCGACGCGCTCGACGCGGTGGCCGCGCCCCTGGGCGAGGCGGCCCGGGTGGTGGCGTGCAACCTGTCGGATCCGGCGGCGGTCGAGGCCCTGGTGCCCGAGGCCGAGGCGGCCCTGGGCGGGCTCGACATTCTGGTCAACAACGCCGGTCTCACCCGCGACATGCTGGCCGTGCGCCTGCGCGACGAGGACTGGGATCAGGTGATCGCCGTCAACCTCACCGCTTCGTTTCGGCTGGCCCGCGCCGCCGTCAAGCGCATGATGAAGCGCCGTTGGGGCCGGATCATCGGCATCACCTCGGTGGTGGGCGTGACCGGTAATCCCGGCCAATGCAATTATGCCGCCTCCAAGGCCGGCTTGATCGGCATGAGCAAGTCGCTCGCCGCCGAAGTGGCCCAGCGCGGTATCACGGTCAATTGCGTGGCCCCGGGCTTCATCGCCACCGCCATGACCGACAAGCTCAACGACGGCCAGAAAGAGGCGATCTTGGGCGCGATCCCGGCCGGCGCCATGGGCTCGCCGGACGATATCGCCGCTGCCGTGGTTTACCTCGCCAGTGCGGAAGCCCAGTATGTGACCGGTCAGACCCTGCACGTCAACGGCGGCATGGCCATGATCTGA
- a CDS encoding site-specific tyrosine recombinase XerD: MREASVLPTGFGAQSEAFLEMMVAERGAAPRTLEAYHRDLVDYGAFLASHDATAVSVSRALVRAYLGGMAAAGLAPRTQARRLACLRQFHGFLRAERHREDDPTLGLEGPRQGRPLPRVLSEADVAALIAAANRVEGGRGVRLRALMELLYSTGLRVSELVGLPLAAVARDPEMMVVRGKGDKDRLVPLGEPARAAVRAWLAVRAETLPPEGPAQRRAQAFLFPSDAREGHLTRDGFAKMLGELAVAAGIPPSQVSPHVLRHCFASHMLSHGADLRGVQMLLGHADIATTQIYTHVLDERLSTLVRSAHPLAHARRPKA; encoded by the coding sequence ATGAGGGAGGCCTCCGTCCTGCCGACCGGGTTCGGGGCCCAGAGCGAGGCTTTTTTGGAAATGATGGTGGCCGAGCGCGGGGCGGCGCCGCGCACCTTGGAGGCCTATCACCGCGACTTGGTGGACTACGGGGCGTTTTTGGCAAGCCATGACGCCACCGCCGTGTCGGTCTCGCGCGCGCTGGTGCGGGCCTATCTCGGCGGGATGGCGGCGGCGGGGCTGGCGCCGCGCACCCAGGCCCGGCGTTTGGCGTGCTTGCGTCAGTTCCATGGTTTTTTGCGCGCCGAGCGCCACCGCGAGGACGATCCCACCCTGGGGCTGGAGGGACCGCGCCAGGGACGGCCCCTGCCGCGCGTGCTCTCGGAAGCCGACGTGGCCGCCCTGATCGCGGCGGCCAACCGGGTTGAGGGCGGGCGAGGGGTTCGGCTGCGGGCCTTGATGGAGTTGCTCTACAGCACCGGCTTGCGGGTGTCGGAGCTGGTCGGCCTGCCGCTGGCCGCCGTGGCCCGTGATCCCGAGATGATGGTGGTGCGCGGCAAGGGCGACAAAGACCGCTTGGTGCCCTTGGGCGAGCCGGCGCGGGCGGCGGTGCGGGCCTGGCTGGCGGTGCGGGCCGAGACCTTGCCGCCAGAGGGGCCGGCCCAGCGTCGGGCCCAGGCGTTTTTGTTTCCCTCGGATGCCCGGGAGGGCCACCTAACGCGCGATGGCTTTGCCAAAATGCTGGGGGAACTCGCGGTCGCGGCGGGGATCCCGCCCAGCCAGGTCTCTCCCCACGTTTTGCGCCATTGCTTCGCCAGCCATATGTTGAGCCACGGCGCCGACCTGCGTGGGGTGCAAATGCTCCTGGGGCACGCCGACATCGCGACCACCCAGATCTATACCCATGTCCTGGACGAGCGCCTGAGCACCTTGGTGCGCTCGGCCCATCCGCTGGCCCACGCCCGCCGGCCCAAGGCATGA
- a CDS encoding shikimate kinase, whose translation MTSQAQCTGSPLSDQRHPVGGPEASAPCAPLGDGSAPGLQRTVVLVGLMGAGKTCVGRCLARMAGVPFVDADAEIETAARLPIAEIFARYGEAEFRATERRVMERLLERSPCVLATGGGAFMAEETRALIRAQGVSLWLRADLETLVARTAGRSHRPLLNTGDARETLRGLMERRYPVYAEADVVVDTTQEPPHTTARRAWDALARTPAFVVSPSSPEFLP comes from the coding sequence ATGACATCGCAAGCGCAGTGTACCGGCTCCCCTCTTTCGGATCAACGCCACCCGGTCGGCGGCCCGGAGGCCTCCGCCCCGTGCGCCCCCCTGGGCGATGGGTCTGCTCCCGGGTTGCAGCGGACCGTGGTTTTGGTGGGCCTGATGGGGGCCGGCAAAACCTGCGTGGGGCGTTGCTTGGCCCGCATGGCCGGCGTTCCCTTTGTGGATGCCGATGCGGAGATCGAGACGGCGGCCCGCCTGCCCATTGCCGAAATTTTTGCCCGCTACGGCGAGGCCGAGTTCCGAGCCACCGAGCGCCGGGTGATGGAACGCCTGCTGGAGCGCTCGCCCTGTGTGCTGGCCACCGGGGGTGGCGCCTTCATGGCCGAGGAGACCCGGGCCTTGATCCGGGCGCAGGGGGTCTCGCTGTGGCTGCGGGCCGACCTGGAGACCCTGGTGGCGCGCACGGCCGGACGCAGCCACCGCCCGCTGCTCAACACCGGCGATGCGCGCGAAACCCTGCGCGGCCTGATGGAGCGGCGCTATCCGGTGTATGCCGAGGCCGATGTGGTGGTCGATACCACCCAGGAGCCGCCGCACACCACGGCCCGGCGCGCCTGGGACGCCTTGGCCCGGACCCCGGCCTTTGTTGTTTCCCCGTCTTCCCCGGAGTTCCTGCCGTGA
- a CDS encoding D-alanyl-D-alanine carboxypeptidase family protein gives MLGLSXNDVAVMIAEALEGSEEAFARRMTATAQRLGLRHTRFASASGLPAPLEAQHTTARDMAVLALALGRDFPQHRALFALQGFSYKGRPMAGHNALLGRVPGADGMKTGFTCASGYNIVGSVTRDGRRLIGVLLGSATGPERTGRIEALLQKAWAVELTEKTPFITDPEPPGPVRPVADNRARTPLCAGSVVSAAVGERLSGGGYALDVGLGKTQGEAGALAARVAARVGGVAYTLPRAGTGLMRWAGYVGGLPEATARRICGQRQAAGEWCLVRTPEMIRADVASAARLRRAAR, from the coding sequence TTGCTGGGGCTATCGKCCAATGACGTGGCGGTGATGATCGCCGAGGCGCTGGAGGGCTCGGAGGAAGCCTTTGCCCGGCGCATGACGGCGACCGCCCAGCGGCTGGGCCTGCGCCACACCCGCTTTGCCAGCGCCTCGGGGTTGCCGGCCCCCTTGGAGGCGCAGCACACGACGGCGCGCGACATGGCCGTGCTCGCCCTGGCCCTGGGGCGGGACTTTCCCCAGCACCGCGCCTTGTTTGCCTTGCAGGGCTTTTCATACAAGGGTCGGCCGATGGCCGGGCACAATGCCTTGTTGGGGCGGGTGCCCGGCGCCGATGGCATGAAGACCGGGTTCACCTGTGCGTCGGGCTATAACATTGTTGGCTCGGTAACACGCGACGGGCGGCGCCTGATTGGCGTCTTGCTGGGCTCGGCCACCGGGCCCGAGCGCACCGGGCGGATCGAGGCCCTGCTCCAGAAGGCGTGGGCGGTGGAACTGACGGAAAAAACCCCTTTTATCACCGACCCCGAGCCCCCCGGCCCCGTGCGTCCGGTGGCCGACAACCGGGCCCGCACCCCGCTTTGTGCCGGGAGCGTGGTCAGTGCGGCGGTGGGCGAGCGCCTGAGCGGCGGCGGGTATGCCTTGGATGTGGGATTGGGTAAAACCCAGGGCGAGGCCGGGGCGCTGGCCGCCCGGGTGGCGGCGCGGGTCGGGGGAGTGGCTTATACCTTGCCGCGTGCGGGGACCGGCTTGATGCGGTGGGCGGGGTATGTGGGGGGGCTGCCCGAGGCCACGGCGCGTCGGATTTGCGGGCAGCGTCAGGCGGCGGGGGAGTGGTGTTTGGTGCGCACGCCGGAGATGATCCGGGCTGATGTGGCCAGTGCGGCGCGGTTGCGCCGGGCGGCGCGATAG
- the aroB gene encoding 3-dehydroquinate synthase has translation MITVTVPLGERCYPIHIGAGLLSQAGALIAPVIRRPRVFVVTDTAVAPLHLPALLASLDAAGLVHDHVVLPQGEGTKSFAQLESLLETLLAARVERSTTLVALGGGVIGDLTGFAAAVLLRGVDFVQIPTTLLAQVDSSVGGKTGINTRHGKNLVGAFHQPRLVLADTAVLDTLGPRELRAGYAEVVKYGVIDDAPFFAWLEQHGPALLEGAPQARAEAIATACRAKARIVGADERESGQRALLNLGHTFGHAFEAETGFSRTLFHGEAVALGMVLALDLSVRLGLCPAEDVLRLTRHLEDVGLAVDPRAVPSAPVWDVDRLLEHMGHDKKVADGRITFVLARGIGRAFLEREVDPQRVRESVRAFVGG, from the coding sequence GTGATCACCGTGACCGTGCCCCTGGGCGAGCGCTGCTATCCCATCCACATCGGGGCCGGTCTATTGAGTCAGGCGGGCGCCCTGATCGCCCCGGTGATCCGCCGTCCCCGGGTGTTCGTGGTGACAGACACCGCCGTCGCCCCCTTGCACCTCCCCGCCCTGCTCGCCTCGCTGGATGCGGCCGGACTGGTCCATGACCATGTGGTCCTGCCCCAAGGCGAGGGCACCAAAAGCTTTGCCCAGTTGGAAAGCCTGCTTGAAACCCTGCTGGCCGCCCGGGTCGAGCGCTCGACCACCCTGGTCGCCCTGGGCGGCGGGGTGATTGGCGACCTCACGGGCTTTGCCGCCGCCGTGCTGCTGCGCGGCGTGGACTTCGTGCAGATCCCCACCACCTTGCTGGCCCAGGTGGACAGCTCGGTCGGCGGCAAGACCGGCATCAACACCCGCCACGGCAAAAATCTGGTGGGCGCCTTCCACCAGCCGCGCCTTGTGCTGGCCGATACCGCCGTTCTCGATACCCTGGGGCCGCGCGAGCTGCGCGCCGGCTATGCCGAGGTGGTGAAATACGGGGTGATCGACGACGCGCCGTTCTTTGCTTGGCTGGAGCAGCACGGCCCCGCCTTGCTGGAGGGCGCCCCTCAGGCCCGGGCCGAGGCCATCGCCACCGCCTGCCGGGCTAAGGCCCGGATCGTCGGGGCCGACGAACGCGAAAGCGGGCAGCGGGCCTTGTTGAACCTGGGTCACACCTTTGGCCATGCCTTCGAGGCGGAAACGGGGTTCTCCCGCACCTTGTTTCATGGCGAGGCGGTGGCGCTCGGCATGGTTCTGGCGCTTGATCTGTCGGTGCGCTTGGGCCTGTGCCCGGCCGAGGACGTGCTGCGCCTGACCCGTCACCTGGAAGACGTGGGGCTGGCCGTGGATCCAAGAGCGGTGCCAAGCGCCCCGGTCTGGGACGTGGACCGCCTGCTGGAGCACATGGGCCACGACAAAAAGGTGGCGGATGGCCGGATCACCTTTGTTTTGGCCCGGGGGATTGGGCGGGCGTTTCTGGAGCGCGAGGTTGACCCGCAGAGGGTGCGCGAGAGCGTGCGGGCCTTTGTGGGCGGGTGA
- a CDS encoding acyl carrier protein, which yields MSDVAERVKKIVVEHLGVDEAKVTETASFIDDLGADSLDTVELVMAFEEEFGCEIPDDAAEKILTVKDAIEFIESHSG from the coding sequence ATGAGCGACGTCGCCGAGCGCGTGAAGAAGATCGTTGTCGAGCACCTGGGCGTTGACGAGGCCAAGGTCACCGAGACCGCCAGCTTCATCGATGATCTGGGGGCGGACAGCCTCGACACCGTCGAGCTGGTCATGGCTTTCGAAGAAGAATTCGGCTGCGAGATCCCCGACGACGCCGCCGAGAAGATCCTGACCGTCAAGGACGCCATCGAGTTCATCGAGAGCCACAGCGGCTGA
- the fabD gene encoding ACP S-malonyltransferase: protein MTRAFVFPGQGSQAVGMGKELAEAFPIAREVFQEVDDALGEPLSRLMFEGPAETLTLTENAQPALMAVSVAVARVLASGGIRLAEKAKFVAGHSLGEYSALTAVGSLALADTARLLRTRGLAMQKAVPVGEGAMAALLGLSLEDAQAVAAAAAAAEPGSVCEAANDNAPGQVVVSGHRAAVERAIVLAKEKGAKRAMALPVSAPFHCALMAPAATAMAEALAQVTLRAPEVPVVANVTARAESDPDVIRRLLVEQVTGAVRWREGVLYMAEHGVSELVEVGSGKVLAGLAKRIHPDLSALSIQGPADVEAFAKAV, encoded by the coding sequence ATGACGCGCGCGTTCGTATTTCCCGGCCAGGGGTCCCAGGCGGTGGGCATGGGCAAGGAGCTTGCCGAGGCGTTCCCCATCGCCCGGGAAGTGTTCCAGGAAGTGGACGATGCGCTCGGCGAGCCGCTGTCACGCCTGATGTTTGAAGGCCCGGCCGAGACCCTGACCCTGACCGAAAACGCCCAGCCGGCCTTGATGGCCGTGTCGGTGGCGGTGGCGCGGGTGCTGGCCAGCGGCGGGATCCGGCTGGCGGAAAAGGCGAAATTCGTGGCGGGGCATTCGCTGGGCGAGTACTCGGCCCTGACGGCGGTCGGTTCGCTAGCGTTGGCCGACACCGCGCGGTTGCTGCGCACCCGTGGGCTCGCGATGCAAAAGGCGGTGCCGGTGGGCGAAGGCGCCATGGCCGCCTTGTTGGGCCTGTCGCTGGAGGACGCCCAGGCTGTGGCCGCGGCGGCGGCGGCCGCCGAACCGGGCAGCGTGTGCGAGGCGGCCAACGACAACGCGCCGGGGCAGGTGGTGGTCAGCGGCCACCGGGCGGCGGTGGAGCGCGCCATTGTCCTGGCCAAGGAAAAGGGCGCCAAGCGCGCGATGGCGCTGCCGGTGTCCGCCCCCTTCCATTGTGCCTTGATGGCGCCGGCCGCCACGGCGATGGCCGAGGCCCTGGCCCAGGTGACGCTGCGCGCCCCCGAGGTGCCGGTGGTGGCCAACGTGACAGCGCGGGCCGAGAGCGATCCCGACGTGATCCGTCGCTTGCTGGTTGAGCAGGTGACCGGCGCGGTGCGTTGGCGCGAGGGCGTGCTGTACATGGCCGAACACGGGGTAAGCGAGTTGGTCGAGGTGGGCTCGGGCAAGGTGCTCGCCGGCTTGGCCAAGCGGATTCATCCCGATCTGAGCGCTCTGTCGATTCAGGGCCCGGCCGATGTTGAAGCGTTTGCCAAGGCGGTGTAA